Within the Camelus bactrianus isolate YW-2024 breed Bactrian camel unplaced genomic scaffold, ASM4877302v1 HiC_scaffold_34, whole genome shotgun sequence genome, the region tccatacatatcatgtgaaatgctcagatctctattatttccactaagatgcttattctaccttagaacctttctgcatttctgtatttatgtcaataaagtgaatagtatttctacaagcctcatagttaaacagtgtgtttgtttggggctactatgtaacatgaaataatgatacatcaacatagtcctttttcatttaattttatgtaacaccaagatgaggtttttgcactgaagactgtttcattgaaattttacctacgttatggacagtcagtttatgtgaaagccctcatttctccccttttctgatatattttccatttggctattataacatataccttggcatgaaatgaAATTCCAAATCCactcacataataaaattaatacatttaaattatattttttaatgttaaaaagaaagaaaataaaccccagactcctctacctattaggcatttctgtggcaatatctaatagactccttaatcatgacattgaagaactgagctgattccagcccctttccacctgctcagccccatcttgtcccatcccctgtggatggagaggacatccatcccattttccaggtccagatgttggaaccatgttctctctctctctttctcttacacacacacagacagcaaatccagcttgttagaaaattctggctactctgaattcattaaccacgtactccctgttccccaccctcctaggagccaccttcaaccccttgttggacaccaattagcctacttcttccatctttgcttttctacaatctcatccacacagagtcagagggagcctataaaagcatacattgagggggtgggtgtagctcagtgatacagtgcatgcttagcatgcatgagatcctgggttcaaactacagcaccttcactaaaataaataaattaacctcctcccaagaaaacccaaaacaaaagcataaattggacatcacccatcccatcaaaactcactaaaagggtcaccattccattaggagccaaagtcgtcccaaagtcttcgaGGACACGGCCTGCTCtgctctccgcccacactctccccatcactctgggggcctctggctccggctcttccttcttcctccggatctgttctgcttcaagttcattactccttgagatctgccaggattgccttattccctcctgcctgcctcccaccccaccaccatcacctgagtttgctcatatcactcttatttttccccaagctcttgctacccccatcatgttgcctgttttctctgctaaaactctgagcccccagtgatggggagtcgtgtctattttgttgactaataaagcccaagagccttgggaatgggtatagttactagattcccataagtagtaggagcttatacagatttgctgaatgaatgcagaggtcctggtccaattcgatggagcacttctgtgtcctgctcaaagattaactctcctttcctcctgagagagggtgaccacttccttggtgatcaaaggcaagatctattttctttatgctgttaaccttaggcggggagactgggggatcttcatttatattttaaaatttgattcactctgcagtttgtctcctgtctatgtatccttttgagaaaccgtttatgagtgatcatccTTCCATCAggttgaacaggatccagggggaagtaccaagcctgtcccatcggccatcctgtgtgtcatgtcctgtgacccagtggatgctcagcacgtaagtgaaacaacaggagtgagtgaagagatgggaacatcacataattgtggtggctgcactctgtccgatgccttgagatttggggaagggtttacaactgcggaggcgagatgtcaggtcctctgtgctcttcctgagtgccctggccttacccattcccccagccccctctgggcagccaagcccaggagctgggccaccggcgattgtgctgatcaataatccacctcacccaaagtccgggggtaagagcggccagcacaactgtttgtagactctgaagtcaggtccttggaggaattcctcactgaacaatgttttggaccttttatttttctctatagcctccagctgaagaaacagattgccttaggtacatgaaaggtgaggacacctactatccccatggagcccaggtggggctgggagtctgctgtttgtacagccggtgggctcgtgtttctttgggcatccctgtgcctgaattcctgcagtacactcggtggtaagaacgggggtgcctggcagggagggaagcgggtcgggggactacacacctggggagacgttaacctggggtgagcgggagccggctgatgcatggaatctcggtgcagggaactctccaaactcagagaggttcccactcccgcagggtccctttgatcagggtgctaggctgtcagcactgcagggtccctgtgaggatcatggtgccttcaggcagtgggaagtgaggggtccagtggcaattaaattaactgtgcacccaaagccaacccccgtctctttcagcctgtttcctaatctgcaaaactggaatgatgttaaccatcccgcaggtttgttgatgggctgggacacactagactgccaggagctggaattcctctgtgccctgattgtaatccttccttcacactatttactctcacaagttcagtctctctgtctctctctctcattcacttgtaactttctctcctgctctggtttcatttgattcccaccctcctcccaatccccagatgagtgaaattaatttctgtgtgtcagttccaaattcctgggaaagatgctctgtcccctctggattggttgtccgacccatcagttgcagtcagaggagtgagtccctctgtgaccagaggaggggctctgcccagccccccagccaccactgtgggagcacatagctctccgaggaggaggtactggctgtgacttggtgtcactaagtgtgaatttatctctcctcttgccccaccttcatcctcctaaacaaagatgaaaattaaacactcccgagatttgtgtcatggaacactcagggtgggggctaagagggctggattccctgctgagtgtaaggggctacagtgactccccaacgagagcctgtaaaggaaacagcaccggccccaccggacacttaggatgctgagtctgcgtgacattgagccaggcttctgaccacagctcaggggtctggtctgaccggttagtctttgaaaccaaccagctttggattcctcaatccctccctgaggttttacctgaaccacgagcttctgtatctctgaagacagatgatgaggacccttcacgtaaggcatttgcacagccctgtgcgggaattcgtgctgcacggtctgcccggcgagctgaccaaagttcgtattttactgatcttagaaatagtctgctTTCCTGATgaactgtttcactgaacaagcaacagaagccacctctggctgataaaagcaaaaaagggacttaatgaaaagatactgggagggtgcatggagtggcccagaccagagccgacccgggggccgtaggagatgttggggagccccaggcaccaggctgcgcagggtgctaccgggccccctgctgccccagcagggaccccccctcctcctgacactccacctcactgcaggttcatgtcccggcagggccagctcacactgaagccaccagcacacacctcaatgggggagttggccccttctcagctgagggcgtgcctggtgtggggagaggcccagttagaggaaggcggttcccctactgttccaagttaatgcgcaagtcagtgtccatcactcaggagagccgggctggtcggacctcattgtggtgactaggccgtctgagttcacgtattactttttaggttggaaggcccaagagggagaaaaagtggaggttctagtacttattttatatttcccatgtaccaggtgcggtaagcaagccacttcagacaaggcccataacaaccacattaataggccacggagaaagtcatgcagtcaggcctctgcagccccgaaacccgtgtcctcatcagttccgtagttaccagtggaagttgtagggatttatgggactgtgtgctcctgtgggggctgggatgtgtgtgtttaaatccacatcttcagaaactcggccagaaccacagccactgattgtctgcatggaggcagaggaggggaggcttccagcctctggtccagctcgtgtggagctcagaagttgctccttctgtcctgaaaacaacaccagagctgagggagctgcaaacccactgctcttcttagatccacaagaaaactgagggggaaagctgctcccaacacagagaggcagccgggcaggcttggagagtcacagctcccagggcagaacccgcttttgtaagaaccccgggggcaggcagatttaacaggtccctgaggccagctggaggctcagcgtggggaagtccgagtgtgacaactccagggggccagtcagaggggccccctgctctttttcatgcattttacctccaggaccgtatcctgttctcagagtgaagatcataggaaaactcctcatggttcctgccaggaaaggaaaaaatagctctattgaaatacacccagaacattctcttccattgtggggggttgtgttttttttttttttttatgagaaattattttaccagagcctaacctacctgggggaagggaaataccttctgtgtcacccaaattggggtgggggaaagagacacacttgtggaggtcacagctcagggcacaggctcaatgagaactaatcacaggactacagatgccctgctctgtcccgctcccccaacaccttacctccatgtcagtagggcccctgtgtaataacaggaataaaattaaaagaagtaaatgtctcaggagtgtctagggaaaacccaaaggcagcggggagatgaaaacaaggacacacgggtggctttagcctctcgcacgaatagctgtagcaaactacacacagcccagccccagtagataaacagaaaacctcacagaagaaactatttattttggttctcttagccagtgcattccatggtgcatcctcgcctagaattgagtggaagcaagtccatctcagaagggacatacctgaagagaaatggctttccagactctgaagggcagagaaagcaccagcctgggttagagaaaggtgaggggtggggtagggggtgggctgccttcttccccaaataaggaaccttcctgaggccagcacagtgggagggagggccatagggtggaagcagccagacttcttcctgagaagtgataggatgcctccaagggaccattcaggtgcccaaactgtgtcctgatggtgggagccagtcggtctgcctcagagcccaggactgaggtgggagcacagcaggccggtctttcttggccggatcaatttcacttctccgaaaccctgtgtaaaacatgaagcgtggacgacctggtgagcacagctctgccctcaagaccggtttcaactcctctcttcccagagaacagcatctctgagcccgtcctgggtgacctcacagagatcaccctagtggcccaggctagtgaccgggaacatgtaccttcctgcagccaaccccagacgtccactgatgcatcatatactggcaaagatgtgagttcctgtgcattggtctaacagcagagactctgccacaggcccaagaggtggtgtgtgggacaagcaggggtgcaggagtgtacgcagtgcaaaggtgtaagtggtggcaggggtgcaggggctgtggagggtgcaggcagttcaggggatgcgggggtgcaggcagtgcggaagggcagagagtggcaggggtgcagaggtacagggagtgtaggggtgcaggaaggtgctcaggcacgtggccagggtcagaaggcaagtgcacatcctcgcagtcagcctgaccccgggagattagtgcaatggtctggggtggcggagggggcggcggcggcggcggcggcggcggtgggtgggaggctgcccgggcaagccggtcgatttcttctcttccctgcagcctggcctgggggggcgttggccgccggagattcgccagatgttggactccaggtaagcttgctcctgggtggtggggcggttaggtcagggggcggtggcagcggcaagggggcggagcggggctgcccctggcgaactgttggaatagctgccttctcccggctgccgggcctgggagcggcctctgctgccccaggtcgctgcacacacctgtcccactcagcaagctgagtggggagtggaggcggtgtcgttaaggtgcagggcccacggggataggggggctgccgcacagaagccggtcaattcgctccgctctcccccgcggcggagccaggggcggcttctgctgctgtagaggcgggacgccggtctccaggtgagcttggtcctgggaggcggcggcggcggcggcggctgggggttggggtccgttccagggagctgctccatttcttctctcccccgcggcctggcctgggggcgacctctgccgccagagatttgcctgaggtccgactccaggtgagcttgctcctgggagatgggtgcggtgcagtcagggggctgggaaggtggtggctgcggggatagggaggctgccccgggggaccttgaggattagctcccatgtctgtgccgcgtggcctgcaggcggcctctgctgcgccaggtcccgggacaaccctttcccactttgcctgctgggggcgggaggcagggtagtcagggtgcacgggtggcgggggtcgggggcctgcagcgggggagcgggcacatttgctcccatcttccccgcggcttgtcctgggggaggtgtctcttgccctgggttaagagacacgtgtatcctagtcagcctggccccaggaggcgggcgtgttacgttgggggtggtggcagcagcggcaggttttcccatggagccggtccatttgctcccatttctccccattttttgccctgggggcggtccctgttgtccctagttcgccggacgtccatctccaggtcagcctgctccctagaggcggccaccgttAGGTCAGGGCtcaggagcggtggctgctgtgggggtagggggctgccttggggagctggtggattggctcccgtctccccgatggcctggtgtgggagtggcctctcctgcctcagatcaccagacacacctgtccca harbors:
- the LOC141576783 gene encoding uncharacterized protein LOC141576783 isoform X4 translates to MSCDPVDAQHPPAEETDCLRYMKVHSMVHPRLELSGSKSISEGTYLKRNGFPDSEGQRKHQPGLEKENSISEPVLGDLTEITLVAQASDREHVPSCSQPQTSTDASYTGKDPGLGGRWPPEIRQMLDSSLTTGSGQDVLRGRRQPPRQRRRGLSLASRSICSHLNICCPSFAGRPSPVYPSPGR
- the LOC141576783 gene encoding uncharacterized protein LOC141576783 isoform X2, which codes for MEPRWGWESAVCTAGGLVFLWASLCLNSCSTLGVHSMVHPRLELSGSKSISEGTYLKRNGFPDSEGQRKHQPGLEKENSISEPVLGDLTEITLVAQASDREHVPSCSQPQTSTDASYTGKDPGLGGRWPPEIRQMLDSSLTTGSGQDVLRGRRQPPRQRRRGLSLASRSICSHLNICCPSFAGRPSPVYPSPGR
- the LOC141576783 gene encoding uncharacterized protein LOC141576783 isoform X1: MSCDPVDAQHPPAEETDCLRYMKGEDTYYPHGAQVGLGVCCLYSRWARVSLGIPVPEFLQYTRCLFPNLQNWNDVNHPAVHSMVHPRLELSGSKSISEGTYLKRNGFPDSEGQRKHQPGLEKENSISEPVLGDLTEITLVAQASDREHVPSCSQPQTSTDASYTGKDPGLGGRWPPEIRQMLDSSLTTGSGQDVLRGRRQPPRQRRRGLSLASRSICSHLNICCPSFAGRPSPVYPSPGR
- the LOC141576783 gene encoding uncharacterized protein LOC141576783 isoform X3 — protein: MSCDPVDAQHPPAEETDCLRYMKGEDTYYPHGAQVGLGVCCLYSRWARVSLGIPVPEFLQYTRCLFPNLQNWNDVNHPAVHSMVHPRLELSGSKSISEGTYLKRNGFPDSEGQRKHQPGLEKENSISEPVLGDLTEITLVAQASDREHVPSCSQPQTSTDASYTGKDPGLGGRWPPEIRQMLDSR